One part of the Vicia villosa cultivar HV-30 ecotype Madison, WI linkage group LG6, Vvil1.0, whole genome shotgun sequence genome encodes these proteins:
- the LOC131612862 gene encoding benzyl alcohol O-benzoyltransferase-like, with protein sequence MASSPLLFTVRRFQPELVQPAASTPREVKLLSDIDDQQGLRFNIPFIFIYRHEPSMAEKDPVEVLRNALSQTLVYYYPFAGRIKEGVGRKLMVDCTGEGVMFVEAEADITLDQLGDSLHPPFPCFQELLYDVPDSELIIDRPFRLIQVTRLRCGGFIVAINLNHTMSDGTGIRQFLDAWAEMARGAYQPSIQPVWRREILMARDPPCITYHHREYEQILPPYNTIKEEDTTNIVHQSFFFKPSDIATIRLLVPFQCTTFDIITACFWYCRTKALQLEPEEEVRMMVIVNARSRFNNNHSTPLIGYYGNCFAYPAAVTTAGKLCGNSLGYAVELIRKVKSEVTKEYIQSVADLMVIKERCLFTTVRSCIISDLTRAKFREVDFGWGEGVYGGVVKGGAGPFLGVTYIVPHKSTKGEDCFMLPICLPSQVMKRFAKELDQILGSQN encoded by the exons ATGGCTTCATCACCATTACTATTCACAGTGAGGAGGTTCCAACCAGAGTTGGTGCAACCAGCAGCTTCCACTCCTCGAGAAGTTAAACTACTGTCTGACATAGATGATCAACAAGGTTTACGTTTCAATATTCCTTTCATATTTATCTATCGCCACGAACCATCAATGGCAGAAAAAGATCCGGTAGAAGTTCTTAGAAATGCACTCTCACAAACACTTGTGTATTACTATCCATTTGCGGGAAGGATTAAAGAGGGGGTTGGACGAAAGTTGATGGTTGATTGTACTGGTGAAGGTGTCATGTTCGTTGAAGCTGAAGCTGATATAACACTTGATCAACTTGGTGACTCTCTCCATCCACCATTCCCTTGCTTCCAAGAACTTCTCTATGATGTTCCTGACTCAGAACTAATTATTGATCGCCCCTTTCGACTCATACAA GTGACACGTCTAAGGTGTGGTGGCTTCATAGTGGCAATAAATTTGAACCATACAATGAGCGATGGAACTGGTATCAGACAGTTCTTGGATGCATGGGCAGAAATGGCTCGAGGAGCATATCAACCTTCGATTCAACCTGTGTGGCGTAGAGAGATCCTCATGGCAAGAGATCCACCATGCATTACATACCACCATCGTGAGTACGAACAAATACTTCCACCATATAATACTATCAAGGAAGAAGATACTACTAACATAGTCCATCAATCTTTCTTCTTTAAACCTTCAGACATAGCTACAATTCGTCTCTTGGTTCCATTTCAATGTACCACATTCGATATTATCACTGCTTGTTTTTGGTACTGCCGCACAAAAGCATTGCAGTTAGAGCCAGAAGAAGAAGTACGAATGATGGTCATCGTTAATGCACGTTCGAGGTTTAACAATAATCATTCTACCCCACTAATTGGATATTACGGTAATTGTTTTGCTTATCCAGCAGCTGTCACTACCGCAGGGAAGCTTTGCGGAAATTCACTAGGATATGCAGTTGAgttgataagaaaagtaaaaagtgaAGTTACAAAGGAATACATACAATCTGTAGCAGATCTTATGGTTATTAAGGAACGATGCTTATTTACAACGGTAAGATCGTGTATTATTTCAGATTTGACTCGAGCTAAATTTAGAGAAGTAGATTTTGGATGGGGTGAAGGGGTGTATGGTGGAGTCGTAAAAGGTGGGGCAGGACCTTTTTTAGGTGTAACTTACATAGTTCCACATAAGAGTACAAAAGGAGAAGATTGTTTCATGTTACCAATTTGTTTGCCTTCTCAAGTAATGAAGAGGTTTGCTAAAGAGTTAGATCAGATTCTTGGTAGTCAAAATTAA